One Thunnus maccoyii chromosome 14, fThuMac1.1, whole genome shotgun sequence genomic window carries:
- the hif1an gene encoding hypoxia-inducible factor 1-alpha inhibitor isoform X1: MAAATVVEADRAASEGGAAFSGVQARGWDESQLRKYSFTTKPIPRLSHTDPRAEMLINNEEPVVLTDTNLVYPALKWDIAYLQENIGNGDFSVYIAENHKFLYYDEKKMSNFENFVPKSQRMEMKFHEFVEKMHKTEEMGGEERVYLQQTLNDTVGKKIVVDFLGFNWNWINKQQAKRNWGQLTSNLLLIGMEGNVTPAHYDEQQNFFAQIKGHKRCILFPPDQFECLYPYPVHHPCDRQSQVDFDNPDYEKFPNFKNVVGYETVVGPGDVLYIPMYWWHHIESLLNGGVTITVNFWYKGAPTPKRIEYPLRAHQKVAIMRNIEKMLGEALGDPHEVGPLLKTMIKGRYDQDLS; the protein is encoded by the exons ATGGCTGCAGCGACTGTCGTGGAGGCTGATCGGGCGGCGAGCGAAGGCGGCGCCGCTTTCTCCGGCGTGCAGGCCCGCGGCTGGGATGAGTCTCAGCTCCGAAAATACTCCTTCACAACCAAGCCCATTCCCAGACTGTCTCACACGGATCCCAGAGCCGAGATGCTAATAAATAACGAG GAACCGGTGGTTTTAACAGACACAAACCTGGTCTATCCGGCTCTCAAATGGGACATTGCGTACCTGCAAGAGAACATTGGAAACGGGGACTTCTCTGTCTACATCGCAGAAAACCACAAATTCCTCTACTAcgatgagaaaaaaatgtccaactttgAGAACTTTGTCCCCAAGTCACAGCGAATGGAAATGAAATTCCATGAATTTGTcgaaaaaatgcataaaacgGAGGAAatgggaggggaggagag GGTTTATTTGCAGCAGACCCTGAATGACACCGTAGGAAAGAAGATTGTTGTTGACTTCCTTGGTTTCAACTGGAACTGGATCAACAAACAGCAAGCCAAGAGGAACTGGGGACAGCTGACATCCAACCTGCTGCTCATAGGCATGGAGG GGAATGTGACGCCAGCACATTACGACGAGCAGCAGAACTTTTTTGCGCAGATCAAAGGCCACAAGAGATGCATCCTTTTCCCCCCAGACCAGTTTGAGTGTCTCTATCCATACCCTGTACATCACCCCTGTGACAGGCAGAGTCAA gtTGATTTTGACAACCCTGACTATGAGAAGTTTcccaattttaaaaatgttgttggCTATGAGACTGTTGTGGGCCCAGGAGATGTGCTCTACATCCCGATGTATTG gTGGCATCACATTGAATCACTGTTGAACGGTGGAGTGACAATCACTGTAAACTTCTGGTACAAA GGCGCCCCCACACCCAAGAGGATAGAATACCCGCTCCGAGCTCATCAGAAGGTGGCCATCATGAGAAATATTGAGAAGATGCTGGGAGAAGCGCTCGGAGACCCACATGAA gtTGGACCTCTACTGAAAACGATGATCAAGGGGCGATATGACCAGGATCTCAGTTAG
- the hif1an gene encoding hypoxia-inducible factor 1-alpha inhibitor isoform X2, which produces MYTAREPVVLTDTNLVYPALKWDIAYLQENIGNGDFSVYIAENHKFLYYDEKKMSNFENFVPKSQRMEMKFHEFVEKMHKTEEMGGEERVYLQQTLNDTVGKKIVVDFLGFNWNWINKQQAKRNWGQLTSNLLLIGMEGNVTPAHYDEQQNFFAQIKGHKRCILFPPDQFECLYPYPVHHPCDRQSQVDFDNPDYEKFPNFKNVVGYETVVGPGDVLYIPMYWWHHIESLLNGGVTITVNFWYKGAPTPKRIEYPLRAHQKVAIMRNIEKMLGEALGDPHEVGPLLKTMIKGRYDQDLS; this is translated from the exons ATGTATACTGCGCGG GAACCGGTGGTTTTAACAGACACAAACCTGGTCTATCCGGCTCTCAAATGGGACATTGCGTACCTGCAAGAGAACATTGGAAACGGGGACTTCTCTGTCTACATCGCAGAAAACCACAAATTCCTCTACTAcgatgagaaaaaaatgtccaactttgAGAACTTTGTCCCCAAGTCACAGCGAATGGAAATGAAATTCCATGAATTTGTcgaaaaaatgcataaaacgGAGGAAatgggaggggaggagag GGTTTATTTGCAGCAGACCCTGAATGACACCGTAGGAAAGAAGATTGTTGTTGACTTCCTTGGTTTCAACTGGAACTGGATCAACAAACAGCAAGCCAAGAGGAACTGGGGACAGCTGACATCCAACCTGCTGCTCATAGGCATGGAGG GGAATGTGACGCCAGCACATTACGACGAGCAGCAGAACTTTTTTGCGCAGATCAAAGGCCACAAGAGATGCATCCTTTTCCCCCCAGACCAGTTTGAGTGTCTCTATCCATACCCTGTACATCACCCCTGTGACAGGCAGAGTCAA gtTGATTTTGACAACCCTGACTATGAGAAGTTTcccaattttaaaaatgttgttggCTATGAGACTGTTGTGGGCCCAGGAGATGTGCTCTACATCCCGATGTATTG gTGGCATCACATTGAATCACTGTTGAACGGTGGAGTGACAATCACTGTAAACTTCTGGTACAAA GGCGCCCCCACACCCAAGAGGATAGAATACCCGCTCCGAGCTCATCAGAAGGTGGCCATCATGAGAAATATTGAGAAGATGCTGGGAGAAGCGCTCGGAGACCCACATGAA gtTGGACCTCTACTGAAAACGATGATCAAGGGGCGATATGACCAGGATCTCAGTTAG
- the cuedc2 gene encoding CUE domain-containing protein 2 has protein sequence MDLHKIIHSALHEFIQTYIPDADLSTLDDVLLSYITGVLEDLGSQQSVEENFDVEVFAEMLEAYIPGFAEIDSVKVCEMMFNLASKLATARTSAEEENSVPKERTDEISLKLTSLPSAPPPGRETQCLKTQTEGATAKVSVSEWEAQEQHLLEMFPKCSLSEARSALSIAKGDMEEAVRLIIEGDVQLSPTPLNVNHGKNISSQADQKLKESILEKYMLVDREDDKKTHRPVAPKDAPKKLVRYHSNQVVTTKGERYQLVKTNETEDMKKTYVNLKPARKYRFH, from the exons ATGGACCTCCACAAAATCATCCACAGTGCGCTGCACGAATTTATCCAGACTTATATTCCTGATGCAGAtctcag CACGCTGGATGATGTTCTTCTGTCTTACATCACTGGGGTCCTGGAGGACCTTGGCTCCCAGCAGAGCGTTGAGGAGAACTTTGATGTGGAGGTCTTTGCAGAGATGCTGGAAGCATACATACCTGGCTTTGCTGAAATTGACAG tgTCAAAGTATGTGAAATGATGTTCAACCTGGCTTCAAAACTAGCCACAGCTCGGACCTCAG ctgaagaagaaaacagtgtGCCTAAAGAAAGGACAGATGAGATTTCACTGAAACTCACCAGCCTGCCCAGTGCACCTCCACCAGGGAGAGAAACGCAGTGccttaaaacacagacagagggcGCCACTGCCAAG GTGTCAGTGTCTGAGTGGGAGGCCCAGGAGCAGCACCTGCTGGAGATGTTTCCCAAGTGTAGTCTGTCCGAGGCCCGCAGTGCCCTGTCTATTGCCAAAGGAGACATGGAGGAAGCTGTGCGCCTTATTATAGAGGGTGATGTCCAACTCAGCCCCACTCCTCTTAAT GTAAACCATGGGAAAAACATTTCCTCACAGGCAGACCAGAAACTTAAAGAGAGCATCCTTGAGAA GTACATGTTGGTTGACAGGgaagatgataaaaaaacacaccGGCCTGTCGCCCCAAAAGAT GCTCCAAAGAAGCTGGTTCGGTACCACAGCAATCAGGTGGTAACCACAAAAGGAGAGCGATATCAGCTTGTGAAGACAAACGAGACAGAGGACATGAAGAAGACGTACGTTAACCTCAAGCCTGCACGAAAGTACAGATTCCATTGA